Proteins co-encoded in one Spirosoma endbachense genomic window:
- the ileS gene encoding isoleucine--tRNA ligase has translation MPGVKYQQYESLDYAKIAAEVLTYWNQNQVFEQSIAIREGKPTFTFYEGPPSANGTPGIHHVMARTIKDIFCRYKTLQGFQVERKGGWDTHGLPIELQVEKELGITKDHIGRPESEGGISVEEYNRKCRETVMRFTDQWNDLTQKMGYWVDLDNPYVTYKNEYIESVWYLLKQLYDQNLLYKGYTIQPYSPKAGTGLSSHELNMPGTYKDVRDTTIVAQFKVKPSGKSGFLFFDSADADVYILAWTTTPWTLPANSALTVGANIDYVLVKTYNPYTHLMVHVVMAKNLVGRWLNEKGQVDTIHSPAFDTYLPTDKIAPWTIVSEFKGLHLEGIEYEQLMPYVTPETPAFRVILGDFVTTEDGTGIVHTSPTFGADDFRVAQAAGIPPIMVKDETGKDVPIVDKHGLFVDEITDFAGRYVKEEYYSDEERADPDFKPTDVLIAIKLKEENKAFRVEKYEHPYPHCWRTDKPILYYPLDSWFIRTTAKKDRLVELNKTINWQPESTGTGRFGNWLENLVDWNLSRSRFWGTPLPIWRSETGEEVCVGSVDELVKNCELANEQMSEWVREGKTEYQPYLDANSSFIQSFNQSTFDLHRPYVDEVYFVSESGRVMQRESDLIDVWFDSGAMPYAQWHYPFENQDVFQKAFPADFISEGVDQTRGWFFTLHAIAGMLFDSVAFKNVVSTGLVLDKNGNKMSKRLGNAVDPFATLAQYGADATRWYMITNAEPWDNLKFNTEGIGEVQRKLFGTLSNTYNFFALYANLDAFHFDGRTVPVAERPELDRWILSKLQSLILEVEQQFDSYNPTKAGRAVQDFVNDQLSNWYVRLSRRRFWQGEMTIDKRAAYETLHECLTTVSQLMSPIAPFYADWLYRNLTGGDKSVHLTDFPVAERSLIDTELEISMELAQDTSSLVHSLRKGHKLKVRQPLSRVLIPVLSTDTRRQIEHVAPIIMSEVNVKAVEFVDDASGILKKKVKPNFKALGPKFGKQMKEVAAAISAMTDDELKELEAVGSWQLAVGTIALSDVEILTEDIPGWLVASEGGLTVALDVTVTDELRQEGIARDFVNRIQNLRKDRDFSVTDKIRISLERNDDLLVTAIEANREYIQQEVQAVSLDLVGDLNGSATESTAAEIEMDEFQLRVKVERA, from the coding sequence ATTCCAGGCGTGAAGTATCAGCAATATGAGTCCCTTGATTACGCGAAGATCGCGGCCGAGGTTTTAACGTATTGGAACCAGAATCAGGTTTTCGAGCAATCCATCGCTATTCGCGAAGGGAAGCCAACGTTTACGTTCTACGAAGGCCCGCCGTCGGCCAACGGAACGCCGGGTATTCACCACGTAATGGCCCGAACGATTAAGGATATTTTTTGTCGGTATAAAACCCTACAGGGCTTTCAGGTCGAGCGTAAGGGCGGATGGGATACCCACGGCCTGCCTATTGAGTTACAGGTCGAAAAAGAACTCGGCATCACGAAAGACCACATCGGCAGGCCCGAATCCGAAGGCGGCATCAGCGTTGAAGAGTACAACCGCAAGTGCCGCGAAACAGTCATGCGCTTCACCGACCAGTGGAACGATCTGACCCAAAAAATGGGCTATTGGGTTGACCTTGACAATCCATACGTCACCTATAAAAACGAATACATCGAATCAGTGTGGTATTTGTTGAAGCAGTTATACGATCAGAACCTGCTCTACAAAGGCTACACCATTCAGCCCTATTCACCCAAAGCCGGTACGGGCCTAAGCTCACACGAGTTGAACATGCCGGGCACCTACAAGGATGTTCGTGACACAACCATTGTAGCCCAGTTTAAGGTGAAACCCAGCGGCAAATCGGGGTTCCTTTTCTTCGACTCTGCCGATGCCGATGTATATATACTGGCCTGGACCACCACGCCCTGGACATTGCCCGCCAACTCCGCCCTCACCGTCGGAGCGAACATCGACTATGTGCTGGTAAAAACGTACAACCCATATACACACCTCATGGTGCATGTGGTGATGGCTAAAAACCTGGTCGGACGCTGGCTTAACGAAAAAGGGCAGGTCGATACGATTCACAGCCCCGCCTTCGATACGTATTTGCCGACCGATAAAATAGCTCCGTGGACCATCGTTTCTGAGTTTAAAGGCCTTCACCTCGAAGGTATCGAGTACGAACAGCTCATGCCTTACGTCACTCCGGAAACCCCTGCATTCAGAGTGATTCTGGGGGATTTCGTTACCACCGAAGATGGTACCGGTATCGTGCATACATCGCCAACGTTTGGTGCCGATGACTTCAGAGTTGCCCAGGCTGCCGGTATACCACCCATCATGGTGAAGGATGAAACCGGCAAAGATGTCCCCATTGTGGATAAGCACGGCCTGTTTGTGGACGAAATCACGGATTTTGCCGGACGCTATGTGAAGGAGGAATATTACTCCGACGAAGAACGTGCTGATCCGGATTTCAAGCCAACCGACGTTCTGATCGCCATCAAGCTCAAAGAAGAAAATAAAGCATTTCGGGTCGAGAAATACGAACACCCTTACCCGCACTGCTGGCGGACCGACAAGCCGATCCTGTATTATCCACTCGATAGCTGGTTTATCCGCACGACGGCCAAGAAAGATCGGCTGGTAGAACTGAATAAAACCATAAACTGGCAACCCGAAAGCACGGGCACGGGCCGTTTTGGCAACTGGCTCGAAAATCTCGTCGACTGGAACCTCAGCCGAAGCCGGTTCTGGGGAACGCCGTTGCCTATCTGGCGCAGCGAAACAGGTGAAGAAGTATGCGTTGGGTCGGTCGATGAATTAGTGAAAAATTGTGAATTAGCGAATGAGCAAATGAGCGAATGGGTTCGTGAAGGAAAAACCGAATACCAACCCTATCTCGACGCTAACTCTTCGTTCATTCAATCATTCAATCAATCAACATTCGACCTGCACCGACCTTACGTTGATGAGGTTTATTTCGTTTCGGAATCGGGCCGAGTCATGCAGCGGGAGTCGGACCTGATCGATGTTTGGTTCGATTCAGGGGCTATGCCGTATGCCCAGTGGCACTATCCGTTTGAGAATCAGGATGTATTCCAAAAGGCATTCCCGGCTGATTTTATCTCGGAAGGCGTTGACCAGACGCGCGGCTGGTTCTTCACGCTTCATGCCATTGCGGGGATGCTATTCGATTCGGTAGCGTTCAAAAATGTGGTATCAACAGGTCTGGTGCTCGATAAAAACGGCAACAAAATGTCGAAACGACTCGGCAACGCTGTCGATCCGTTCGCGACACTGGCACAATACGGTGCCGATGCTACGCGCTGGTACATGATCACAAATGCCGAGCCCTGGGATAACCTTAAGTTTAATACGGAAGGTATTGGGGAAGTGCAACGAAAATTATTCGGTACGCTGTCGAATACCTATAATTTCTTCGCGCTCTATGCCAATCTTGATGCGTTTCATTTCGATGGCCGAACAGTCCCGGTAGCCGAACGCCCCGAACTCGACCGCTGGATTCTGTCGAAACTACAATCGCTGATTCTGGAGGTTGAACAACAGTTCGATAGTTATAACCCGACCAAAGCGGGTCGTGCTGTTCAGGATTTTGTGAACGATCAGTTGTCAAACTGGTACGTTCGTCTGTCGCGTCGGCGGTTCTGGCAAGGTGAAATGACGATCGACAAGCGCGCAGCTTACGAAACACTGCACGAATGTCTGACAACCGTGTCGCAGCTCATGTCGCCCATTGCGCCATTTTATGCGGATTGGCTCTATCGTAATCTGACAGGCGGAGACAAATCCGTGCACCTGACCGACTTTCCGGTGGCCGAACGATCCTTGATCGATACCGAACTGGAAATATCGATGGAATTGGCTCAGGATACCTCCTCGCTGGTTCATTCATTGCGTAAAGGCCATAAACTGAAAGTTCGCCAACCACTGAGCCGGGTACTTATCCCCGTTCTTAGTACGGATACACGCCGACAAATCGAACACGTTGCACCCATTATTATGTCGGAGGTAAACGTGAAAGCCGTTGAATTTGTGGACGATGCCAGTGGTATTCTGAAAAAGAAAGTCAAGCCAAACTTTAAAGCCCTTGGCCCAAAATTTGGCAAACAGATGAAGGAGGTTGCGGCTGCTATTTCAGCCATGACTGATGACGAACTCAAGGAATTAGAAGCCGTTGGCAGTTGGCAATTGGCGGTTGGTACGATTGCGCTATCCGATGTTGAAATTCTGACCGAAGACATTCC
- a CDS encoding DUF2911 domain-containing protein yields the protein MAQLTFPPDGGNKKALVSERIGITDVTINYNRPAVKGREDKIWGQLVHYGFKDLAFGTSKEAPWRAGANENTTISFSTDVAIGGKPLAAGTYGLMMAVQENDVTVIFSKNASSWGSYFYDPKEDVLRVAVKPVKNQPVVERLKFEFGDETDSSAVVSLLWEKWAIPFKVSVSLVQTQLASLRNELRSEKGFRAEAYQQAAAYCADHNINLDEGLRWADYSIGGQFVGEKNFNTLRTKARLLTMLNRGAEADVLMKEALPLASMQESYQYGRQLIGQKKAKEALELFQGLAKKYPNVFMTNMGLMRGYSAAGDYKQATDWGKKALALAPDAANKANVERLLLQLGQGKDVN from the coding sequence ATGGCGCAGCTTACGTTTCCACCCGATGGTGGTAACAAAAAAGCGTTAGTCTCTGAACGCATTGGTATTACGGACGTTACCATTAATTACAACCGCCCAGCGGTGAAAGGCCGCGAAGACAAAATCTGGGGTCAGCTGGTGCATTACGGCTTTAAGGATTTGGCTTTCGGTACCAGCAAAGAAGCACCCTGGCGGGCTGGTGCCAATGAAAACACGACCATTTCGTTCAGTACGGATGTTGCCATTGGGGGCAAGCCATTAGCCGCCGGGACGTATGGACTGATGATGGCTGTTCAGGAAAACGACGTAACGGTTATTTTTTCAAAAAATGCCAGTTCATGGGGTAGCTACTTTTACGATCCCAAAGAAGATGTACTGCGTGTGGCGGTCAAGCCAGTCAAAAATCAACCAGTAGTAGAACGTCTTAAGTTTGAATTCGGCGACGAAACCGATAGTTCGGCAGTGGTGTCGTTATTATGGGAGAAATGGGCCATTCCGTTTAAAGTATCCGTCAGTCTGGTTCAGACCCAGCTTGCGTCGCTGCGTAATGAGTTGCGAAGCGAAAAAGGATTTCGGGCGGAGGCATACCAACAGGCGGCTGCATACTGCGCTGATCATAACATCAACCTTGACGAAGGGCTGCGCTGGGCCGACTATTCCATTGGTGGTCAGTTTGTGGGCGAAAAGAATTTCAATACACTTCGTACAAAAGCTCGTTTGCTGACTATGCTGAATCGAGGTGCGGAGGCCGATGTATTGATGAAAGAAGCGCTACCGCTGGCCAGCATGCAGGAGTCGTATCAATATGGGCGGCAACTGATCGGCCAGAAAAAGGCCAAAGAAGCCCTGGAACTGTTTCAGGGACTGGCTAAAAAGTATCCGAACGTGTTCATGACGAACATGGGATTGATGCGCGGCTACTCGGCGGCTGGTGATTATAAACAGGCTACAGATTGGGGTAAAAAAGCCCTCGCACTGGCACCAGATGCCGCTAATAAAGCCAACGTTGAACGTTTATTGCTGCAGCTTGGGCAGGGTAAAGACGTAAATTAA
- a CDS encoding RNA polymerase sigma factor, whose product MTKLLSDEEMIRVYLPSQPTHCFETLYNRYVNKVYRRCLSLTQDSVKAEDFTHDIFLKVFDKLSAFQERARFSTWLYSIAYNYCLDQLRLAKRINTITLGESSEYDLPETDETSLRDEAIQLVQQAVERLSPEETTLLRLKYEDGMSIDELATLYNIKASTVKMRLKRSRDRIYRLYEKQHSS is encoded by the coding sequence ATGACTAAGTTGTTATCGGATGAGGAGATGATTCGCGTTTATTTACCTTCACAACCAACTCACTGTTTTGAGACACTTTATAATCGCTACGTCAACAAAGTATACCGTCGCTGTCTATCACTAACCCAGGACTCAGTCAAAGCCGAAGATTTTACTCACGATATCTTTCTGAAGGTATTTGACAAATTAAGTGCATTTCAGGAACGCGCTCGTTTCTCAACCTGGCTCTATTCAATCGCCTATAATTATTGCCTCGATCAGCTTCGGCTGGCCAAACGAATCAATACCATTACGCTTGGTGAAAGTTCAGAATATGACCTGCCAGAGACCGACGAAACCTCTCTGCGCGATGAAGCTATCCAATTAGTGCAGCAGGCGGTAGAACGACTGTCGCCGGAAGAAACGACCCTATTACGGCTCAAGTATGAAGACGGCATGAGCATTGATGAACTGGCCACTCTCTATAATATTAAAGCCAGCACCGTTAAAATGCGGCTCAAACGTAGCCGCGATCGAATTTATCGTTTATACGAAAAACAACATAGCAGCTAA
- a CDS encoding RNA polymerase sigma factor, producing MHTSLTDENIIRLYLPNQPNQCFETLYTRYVNKVYRRCLSLTQDSAKAEDFTHDIFLKVFDKLDNFQERARFSTWLYSIAYNYCLDQIRISKRINTVAIDDNDDLDMPDIQESALREETLHMVKRAMDTLSKDETELLRLKYEDGMSIDEIADLYDLKASAVKMRLKRTRDKIHRLYEQQYNS from the coding sequence ATGCATACTTCATTAACTGACGAGAATATAATTCGCTTATACTTACCCAATCAGCCAAATCAGTGTTTCGAAACACTCTATACGCGATACGTTAATAAAGTATATCGGCGCTGCTTATCGCTCACTCAGGATTCTGCAAAAGCCGAAGATTTTACCCACGACATCTTTCTGAAGGTATTTGATAAATTAGATAATTTTCAGGAACGAGCCCGTTTCTCAACCTGGCTCTATTCAATCGCCTATAATTACTGCCTCGATCAAATTCGCATTTCCAAACGAATAAATACAGTCGCCATTGACGACAACGATGATCTTGATATGCCTGACATTCAGGAGTCTGCACTCCGCGAAGAAACACTCCATATGGTGAAGCGGGCTATGGATACATTATCCAAAGACGAGACAGAACTCCTCCGACTTAAGTATGAGGATGGCATGAGCATTGATGAAATTGCTGATTTATATGACCTTAAGGCTAGTGCGGTTAAGATGCGACTTAAACGTACTCGCGACAAGATCCATAGGCTCTATGAGCAGCAATACAACAGCTAA
- a CDS encoding YrdB family protein, with translation MLKSVYLALMFVLEIVMLIILGYWGFHNTNNRFAGYALAIGLPLLAAVLWGRFAAPKSAHRLALPYRIVFSLTLFGIAALLLFKTGHITLAIVFGLTALAGQLTALFFER, from the coding sequence ATGCTAAAATCAGTTTATCTGGCACTCATGTTCGTGCTTGAAATAGTGATGCTTATCATACTGGGCTATTGGGGTTTTCATAATACGAACAACCGGTTTGCAGGCTATGCACTGGCCATTGGCCTGCCCTTGCTGGCGGCCGTTTTGTGGGGCCGATTTGCAGCCCCCAAATCTGCACACCGCTTAGCGCTTCCCTATCGAATCGTGTTCAGCCTGACGCTATTTGGCATTGCCGCGTTGTTGCTATTTAAAACAGGGCACATTACCCTCGCCATCGTTTTTGGGCTAACCGCCTTAGCTGGACAGTTAACGGCCCTATTTTTTGAACGATAA
- a CDS encoding sugar phosphate isomerase/epimerase family protein, with product MKTRREFLKASGYLAAGAVLAPNLAKAAKVSNVGIQLYTVRKEMLADAAGTLKQLAKIGYKQLESARSDKGNFYGLKPKEIKKIASDLGMTVRSGHVHIDKDWQRSIDMAAEAGQSYLVCSSLPSEGQTVANYQRCADTFSKAAEACKKANLVFGYHNHEYEFEKVNGKVLYDILLERTDPKLVKMEMDLGWVIVTGNDPLAYFKKFPGRFPLWHLKDMDKVKKESTEFGKGQINIKTMLQNIDKSGMKFFFVEQEEYPKTAMESAKYDYDYLAKLTY from the coding sequence ATGAAAACAAGACGTGAGTTTCTTAAAGCATCGGGCTATCTGGCAGCCGGTGCCGTTTTAGCACCAAACCTGGCAAAAGCGGCTAAGGTGAGCAATGTGGGTATTCAATTATATACCGTCCGCAAAGAAATGCTGGCCGATGCGGCAGGAACGTTGAAACAGTTAGCCAAAATTGGCTATAAGCAACTGGAATCAGCCCGCAGCGATAAAGGCAACTTTTACGGTTTGAAACCTAAAGAAATCAAGAAGATAGCCAGCGATCTGGGCATGACCGTACGCAGCGGACACGTTCACATCGATAAAGACTGGCAACGCTCGATCGATATGGCGGCTGAAGCGGGTCAAAGTTATCTGGTCTGCTCGTCGTTACCGTCGGAGGGGCAAACGGTGGCCAACTACCAGCGGTGCGCCGATACGTTTTCGAAAGCCGCCGAGGCCTGCAAAAAAGCAAACCTGGTATTCGGTTACCACAATCATGAGTATGAATTCGAGAAAGTAAATGGCAAGGTTCTGTACGATATTCTGCTGGAACGCACCGACCCAAAGCTGGTAAAAATGGAAATGGATCTGGGCTGGGTTATTGTAACGGGCAATGATCCACTGGCTTATTTCAAAAAATTCCCAGGGCGTTTTCCGCTATGGCATCTCAAGGACATGGATAAGGTCAAAAAGGAAAGCACTGAATTCGGTAAAGGGCAGATCAATATCAAGACCATGCTGCAGAATATCGACAAATCGGGCATGAAGTTCTTCTTTGTTGAACAGGAAGAATACCCCAAAACAGCCATGGAGAGTGCCAAATATGATTACGATTATCTGGCAAAACTCACCTATTAA
- a CDS encoding TolB family protein, giving the protein MPTYKRFKRTNFLLIIGLLTNLSIGAYAQQKSTGIFDGQNTIGTATQPIAARYASASQEYELSSVGTVQDGANFLWKRIKGDFIVYTRGRLQSKEPGHKIGWMARATLEPGSRQVSAAVFSNEPASLEFRRSGDGSIDQTQTTVNNADIIQLERRGNTYTIRAALFGEPFQVREITEINLGDEVYVGLFVSTSHKNTPAKGVFQDVRITVPVKADAKPGRMDLGSRIELLDIATGKREVIHTAPNSIQAPNWTTDGKTLIYNGQGMIYTFDLTSRQQKVLNTDNIKNNNNDHVLSFDGKLLGLSSGVSELGGSIIYTVPVTGGTPRQITPKGPSYLHGWSPDGRSLVFCGSRNNEYDVYKVSVDGGPEVRLTDAKGLDDGPEFTPDGKYIYFNSNRTGTMQIWRMKPDGSQQEAVTDGEFHDWFPHISPDGNWIVFLSFLKDEVAAGDHPAYKHVYLRMMPIKGGKPTVIAYLYGGQGSINTPSWSPDSKRIAFVSNTDVSTLSPIEITGN; this is encoded by the coding sequence ATGCCTACCTACAAACGATTCAAGCGAACAAACTTCCTGCTGATCATTGGTCTACTGACCAACCTGAGCATTGGGGCCTATGCCCAACAGAAATCAACGGGCATATTTGACGGGCAGAATACGATTGGTACGGCCACTCAACCCATTGCCGCCCGCTACGCTTCTGCCAGTCAGGAGTACGAACTAAGTAGCGTCGGAACGGTTCAGGATGGGGCCAACTTTCTGTGGAAACGAATCAAAGGCGATTTCATCGTTTATACACGCGGACGTTTACAGAGCAAAGAACCCGGCCATAAAATCGGCTGGATGGCAAGAGCTACCCTTGAGCCTGGTTCACGGCAGGTAAGTGCGGCCGTTTTTAGCAATGAGCCTGCTTCGCTGGAATTTCGTCGATCAGGCGATGGCTCTATAGACCAGACCCAGACTACGGTCAACAACGCCGACATCATCCAGCTTGAGCGACGCGGCAATACCTACACAATTCGAGCGGCCCTGTTCGGAGAACCGTTTCAGGTTCGGGAAATCACAGAAATCAACCTGGGCGATGAAGTCTACGTCGGCTTATTTGTCAGTACTTCTCATAAAAATACTCCGGCAAAAGGTGTATTTCAGGATGTGCGCATTACGGTACCAGTTAAGGCAGACGCAAAGCCGGGACGAATGGATTTAGGCAGCCGGATCGAATTGCTGGACATTGCTACGGGCAAGCGTGAGGTCATCCATACGGCCCCCAACTCCATCCAGGCTCCCAACTGGACAACCGATGGTAAAACCCTGATCTACAACGGGCAGGGAATGATTTACACCTTCGACCTAACCAGTCGGCAGCAGAAAGTGCTCAATACAGACAACATTAAGAACAACAACAACGACCATGTTCTGTCTTTTGATGGGAAACTCCTGGGGCTAAGCAGTGGTGTCAGTGAACTGGGCGGATCGATCATCTACACCGTTCCTGTAACGGGGGGAACGCCCAGGCAGATTACGCCTAAAGGCCCTTCGTATTTACACGGATGGTCGCCCGATGGCAGGAGTCTGGTATTCTGCGGTTCGCGAAACAATGAATATGATGTCTATAAAGTATCGGTCGATGGTGGCCCCGAGGTTCGGCTAACCGATGCCAAGGGGCTCGACGATGGGCCGGAATTTACGCCCGATGGCAAGTATATTTATTTCAATTCGAACCGTACCGGCACCATGCAAATCTGGCGTATGAAACCTGATGGTAGTCAACAGGAAGCGGTTACGGATGGTGAATTTCACGACTGGTTCCCTCATATTTCACCAGACGGCAACTGGATCGTTTTCCTGTCGTTTTTGAAAGACGAAGTGGCTGCCGGCGATCACCCGGCCTATAAGCACGTGTACCTGCGTATGATGCCGATCAAAGGAGGCAAACCTACCGTTATTGCCTACCTCTATGGCGGCCAGGGTTCCATTAACACGCCTTCGTGGTCGCCCGATAGCAAACGAATTGCCTTTGTCAGCAATACCGATGTGAGTACATTAAGCCCGATTGAAATAACGGGTAACTAA
- a CDS encoding LytR/AlgR family response regulator transcription factor has translation MNALIVEDEELAVRKLQKLLHEVEPTLTIEGVTASIEDTVDWLENRRAAGQPEPDLIFLDIELADGQSFEIFERTSVKSTVIFTTSYDEYALQAFKVNSIDYLLKPVQRDDLQRSLQKYESLRGKPVNDPVHNIEKLLQQIQRQAPRDYRQRFLVRQGQRLLSVEVGEIAYFFTEDRYSFFTTHSGQKFLVDYTLDELADNLDPNRFFRINRGVLVTHQAVDQMQPYFGNRLALNLRPVFDKEALVSREKVSDFKTWMGK, from the coding sequence ATGAATGCATTGATCGTTGAAGACGAAGAATTAGCCGTACGCAAACTCCAGAAACTATTGCATGAGGTAGAACCTACCTTAACTATTGAGGGCGTAACAGCCAGTATTGAAGATACGGTAGACTGGCTTGAAAACCGACGGGCAGCCGGACAACCTGAACCCGATCTTATTTTTCTGGATATTGAACTGGCTGATGGACAAAGTTTCGAGATTTTTGAGCGGACGTCGGTAAAAAGTACGGTGATTTTCACAACCTCCTACGACGAATATGCCTTGCAGGCGTTTAAGGTCAATAGCATCGATTATCTGCTTAAACCCGTTCAACGCGACGACCTGCAACGGAGCCTCCAAAAATATGAATCCCTGCGCGGCAAGCCAGTCAATGACCCCGTTCATAACATCGAGAAACTACTGCAACAAATTCAGCGGCAGGCCCCACGCGACTACCGCCAGCGGTTTCTGGTCCGGCAGGGGCAGCGCCTGCTATCTGTTGAAGTGGGCGAGATTGCTTATTTCTTCACCGAAGACCGCTACAGTTTTTTCACGACCCATTCCGGCCAGAAGTTTCTGGTTGATTATACACTGGATGAACTGGCCGACAACCTCGACCCGAATCGATTTTTTCGGATTAACCGGGGTGTTCTGGTTACGCACCAGGCCGTTGATCAGATGCAGCCTTATTTCGGAAATCGGCTCGCTTTAAATCTGCGGCCTGTTTTTGATAAAGAAGCGCTGGTAAGTCGCGAAAAAGTCAGTGATTTCAAGACCTGGATGGGCAAATAA
- a CDS encoding sensor histidine kinase, with translation MNKSVRFSPLGPFCSHSRWTYVLAVPCFAILFGHLFVGDSYWHDGWVFAEATVLNGFILSGTFFTQSQVSKKITQCCPRFEQTTRRILTALLAQTTLSAFFLTITATIYSQLRLAGSTFTYEALIQAYVVTLVFTVLAVGMDETVYSLNQWQQNQINKEKLKEENLKGQLQGLKNQVNPHFLFNSLNSLSSLIADEPQRAEQFVDQMARVYRYMLQTNRSSELLLTTNQANDDELTTLDAELAFIDSYYHLLKTRHGDGLHLHVRVSGHYRQHRLPPLTLQLLVENAVKHNIILASRPLSIEIDITKQGHLCVRNNLQQKATRPGCTKIDEPESTQAGLANIRAKYQLLAQAEPNIETGPDFFTVTIPLLAKASTTT, from the coding sequence ATGAATAAGTCAGTTCGTTTTTCGCCCCTGGGACCGTTCTGTTCCCATAGCAGGTGGACCTACGTCCTGGCTGTACCTTGTTTTGCTATTCTGTTCGGCCATCTGTTTGTCGGCGATAGCTATTGGCATGATGGATGGGTATTTGCGGAAGCGACGGTTCTTAACGGGTTTATCCTTTCTGGTACTTTTTTTACGCAGAGTCAGGTATCCAAAAAAATCACTCAATGTTGCCCCCGTTTCGAGCAGACGACGCGCCGTATCCTGACAGCTCTTTTGGCTCAAACGACCCTGTCAGCATTCTTCCTGACAATTACGGCTACAATCTATAGTCAATTGCGGTTAGCTGGTTCTACGTTTACCTACGAAGCGCTAATCCAGGCTTACGTAGTTACGCTGGTTTTTACGGTACTGGCAGTTGGTATGGATGAAACAGTTTACTCACTGAACCAGTGGCAACAAAATCAGATCAATAAGGAAAAACTAAAAGAAGAAAACCTGAAGGGACAATTACAGGGACTCAAAAATCAGGTCAACCCGCATTTTTTGTTCAACAGTCTCAATTCACTTTCGTCGCTGATTGCCGACGAGCCGCAACGAGCTGAGCAATTCGTTGACCAGATGGCCCGCGTGTATCGGTATATGTTACAAACCAACCGAAGCTCCGAGCTACTCCTGACTACTAATCAGGCCAACGACGATGAGTTGACAACGCTTGATGCAGAGCTGGCTTTTATCGACTCGTACTATCATCTGCTCAAAACCCGGCACGGAGACGGCCTGCACCTTCATGTCCGCGTATCCGGTCACTATCGTCAGCATCGACTCCCCCCCCTTACGTTGCAATTGCTTGTCGAAAATGCGGTTAAACACAACATTATTCTGGCGAGCCGACCTTTGTCTATCGAGATAGACATCACAAAACAGGGTCACCTGTGCGTACGCAATAATCTTCAGCAAAAAGCAACCCGACCCGGATGTACTAAAATCGACGAACCGGAATCAACCCAGGCTGGACTGGCCAATATTCGGGCAAAATACCAACTGCTGGCCCAAGCGGAACCCAATATTGAAACAGGCCCGGACTTTTTCACAGTTACCATACCTCTTTTAGCAAAAGCCTCTACTACCACATGA
- a CDS encoding GtrA family protein produces MNSQLFNRRDLIAYFIVAAIGASLQLVVGTLLQEWFQVTYEQALLAGYVAAFFIGFYLTKLFAFNAKNSAKTRREIAKFTLVSVLSCIITVYGSSLLYTFSVETFQSIIVKIPSSVKEVNVNKLVAHTSGMGLSFISNYILHKQFTFRNTGFYDKLKRLLNL; encoded by the coding sequence ATGAATAGCCAACTATTCAACAGAAGAGATCTCATTGCTTATTTTATTGTCGCTGCTATTGGCGCTTCACTGCAACTGGTAGTTGGTACTTTACTTCAGGAATGGTTTCAGGTAACGTATGAGCAGGCGCTGCTCGCTGGTTATGTAGCTGCTTTTTTTATTGGATTCTACCTGACTAAACTCTTTGCTTTTAACGCAAAAAACTCGGCCAAAACCCGACGGGAAATTGCCAAGTTCACGCTTGTTTCAGTACTATCCTGCATCATCACAGTTTACGGCTCTTCGCTGCTTTACACGTTTTCAGTCGAAACATTCCAGTCAATTATTGTTAAAATTCCTTCGTCGGTGAAAGAAGTGAATGTCAATAAATTAGTAGCGCATACATCAGGAATGGGCCTGAGTTTTATCAGTAATTACATTCTCCACAAACAGTTTACGTTTCGAAATACCGGCTTTTACGACAAGCTGAAGCGACTCCTGAATTTGTAG